In Microcoleus sp. bin38.metabat.b11b12b14.051, the genomic stretch ATCTAGAAAAGCATCGCTCTAGAATTGTTAACTATGAGCAATTATCATCAGACAAGATTTGTTCGCCGAGGCTCGGGAGCCGTGGAATCGACGGTCAAACAAATAGATAGAAGGTTGAAAATCTCCCGGGCTCAATGGTTGAAAAAAAATGTCAATCAAATGCTAAAACTTCGTTGTGCTTACCTCAACGACCGGAGGGCCATTTGAGGCTTTTGCAAAACCGGGATGCTCCCCTCTCATTCCTCACTACCAACGAATTGTGTAGTGCGATTTCTATCGCTCAAACTGGTGACACAGAGTCGGAGAAGAAAGAGAATGTTTCAATCAAAGTGAAATTCGCTACATTAATACTGCTAGCAGAAACCGCATTTAAAACAGCTATAGTTTTCCCTACCAATTCCCACTTATAGCGGTTCTCACTCTCCATGAGGTATACCATATTCTGCGATCGGGTTTTCGCACTAACGAGAGTTTTTGGCTCCATAAACCTGAAAAAACCTATAGCCACAAGCAATGACCAATGACCAATGACCAATGACCAATGACCAATTAGCTTCCACTTCCTCATGTTTCGGAGAAAGGCTATATATATCTTCGCACTCACTCACTTAATATGTCGATCGCGCTGGCGATCGAGCTTTGCCAAAGCAGCACCCGCAACATCTGCCAGAATGCTAATTAGCCGATACAAAGCCACGGTACTCAAAATTATACCTGTCGAAAAGCGATCGGACAAAAGGGCGATCGCCGTTGCTTCAAAAACTCCCATCCCTCCCGGCGCACCCGGTACGACTAAACCGACAACAAACGCCAAACCAAAAGCACCGAACAAGTTGGGAATATCGATAAAATTTACCGGGTTTAAAGCCATTACCGTTAGGAAAAAACCGCTTCCCCGCAATCCGATAAAACACATTTGTCCGATTAACGGCACTAAAGGATAGCGTTTAATTGGCAAATTAATTTGGCGCTGGGACTTGACACGGGAGGTTTTTTTAGATAGATTGGAGCTAGACTCTAAACGCGAAATTGGTCGATCGCCTGCAACCTCTCCAACCTCTGGATTTTCCCCCTTGTTCTTTGATAACTTCAACCGCTCTACAAATAGGACGATCGGATTTAAAATTCGGGGATGAATCGCCGTCAAAATAGCAGCACAACCGAAAATCCGCAAAAACCCATTAATTTTATCAAAACAAATCAACCCAATTAGCACACCTGCGGAAGCCATCAGCAGCGGTTCCAGCAAAACGCTGAGAGTAGCAGCTTTGGGCGCAATCCCTCCCTTTTTGGCGTCCGAGATGCGACCCCAAAAATGCCAAATATTCCCCGGTAAATACTTGGCAATATTAGTCTTGAGAAAAACTTGAATCGCCCAGGCGGCATTTACAGGTTGGCGGAATTCCCGTAAGATTAACATCCACACCCAGCCGACCAAAATTAGAGATAGTAAAGTGACGCCCAGGGCGATCGCCAGCAACGGAAAACTCTCAGATCGAATTTGGATATTCGCGACTTCTCGCCAGTGAGTCGCCAAAGCTTGGGCAATAAATAAAAACGTCCCGCCCAAAATCGCATAGCGCAAATAAGGCTTTAAACGGGCTTTCGCGAGGTTGAAAAAATTCTGAATTCGATGCAAGCGTGGTTTTCCCATTTTCCGATCCTGATTAGTGAATTTGGGATGGTAGATTTTTTAACCTGAATTTCATGTATTTTATTTAAAATTTAGATCGATCGCACTTAAGGAGTAAATTTCAATGGCCGGCCCGAGCCCAGACGGATTTTCCTATCTTTTAGACAATAACCCCAACAGTTTAACCTTAACTCCGGGCTTTTTGACTCCTTATCCTAACGGACTTTTTG encodes the following:
- a CDS encoding UPF0104 family protein, which encodes MGKPRLHRIQNFFNLAKARLKPYLRYAILGGTFLFIAQALATHWREVANIQIRSESFPLLAIALGVTLLSLILVGWVWMLILREFRQPVNAAWAIQVFLKTNIAKYLPGNIWHFWGRISDAKKGGIAPKAATLSVLLEPLLMASAGVLIGLICFDKINGFLRIFGCAAILTAIHPRILNPIVLFVERLKLSKNKGENPEVGEVAGDRPISRLESSSNLSKKTSRVKSQRQINLPIKRYPLVPLIGQMCFIGLRGSGFFLTVMALNPVNFIDIPNLFGAFGLAFVVGLVVPGAPGGMGVFEATAIALLSDRFSTGIILSTVALYRLISILADVAGAALAKLDRQRDRHIK